Proteins encoded by one window of Candidatus Pelagibacter giovannonii:
- a CDS encoding D-Ala-D-Ala carboxypeptidase family metallohydrolase: protein MTMIREPGNWQEDWCNFTPDEFRCKCCNRLEIASELLDLLQKARKVLGPLTLTSAYRCPDHNSKVSSTGMSGPHTSGYAVDIHVSNSQHRKQIISYFADKVTGLGVAKTFIHIDLLNADLGFDARPNCWLY, encoded by the coding sequence ATGACAATGATAAGAGAGCCAGGCAACTGGCAAGAGGATTGGTGTAACTTCACACCAGATGAGTTTAGATGCAAATGTTGCAACAGATTAGAAATAGCATCTGAATTATTAGATCTATTACAAAAAGCTAGAAAGGTTTTAGGACCATTAACTTTAACTTCTGCTTACAGATGTCCAGATCATAACAGCAAAGTATCTTCAACTGGAATGTCTGGTCCTCATACAAGTGGTTATGCTGTTGATATACATGTCTCTAATTCTCAACATAGAAAACAAATAATATCTTACTTTGCAGACAAAGTTACTGGATTAGGTGTTGCTAAAACATTTATCCATATTGATTTATTAAATGCAGATCTTGGCTTTGATGCCAGACCTAATTGTTGGTTATATTAA